In the Dioscorea cayenensis subsp. rotundata cultivar TDr96_F1 unplaced genomic scaffold, TDr96_F1_v2_PseudoChromosome.rev07_lg8_w22 25.fasta BLBR01001667.1, whole genome shotgun sequence genome, one interval contains:
- the LOC120256859 gene encoding kinesin-like protein KIN-7E, chloroplastic isoform X2: MYLALFKRHLGENFFFVFHTLRYTMSHCELVYSKSTAPILVKEVTLFFDIVTKVINDLLDPIGQNLRIREDSQGTYVEGIKEEVVLSPAHALSLIASGEEHRHVGSNNFNLLSSRSHTIFTLTIESSPSGENHGEEDVTLSQLNLIDLAGSESSKTETTGLRRKEGSYINKSLLTLGTVISKLTDGKATHIPYRDSKLTRLLQSSLSGHGRVSLICTVTPASSNTEETHNTLKFAHRSKHVEIKASQNKIMDEKSLIKKYQREISCLKEELQQLKRGMMEKPYMAAPDQEDLVNLKLQLEAGQVKLQSRLEEEEQAKAALMGRIQRLTKLILVSTKNSITANVPDNKLEHRRRHSFGEDELAYLPDRKREYVIEDDVASLDSEFSVEGRTDLSSLDESIKFDKKNRMRGMLGWFKLKKPEHLSILSGSGDSEGSASGSPSFSQSSQQKLLATDVKDGRRKSVSRKGDDPSIVDSFPERTQAGDLFCSATRGRRPPPTGMTIIDQMDLLREQVKMLAGEVALCTSSLKRLSEQAISNPEDSNIQEQMQKLKAEIHEKRLQIRHLEQRMAGSSEVTSSSSNGFEMSQALSKLTSQLNEKTFELEIMSADNRILQEQLQMKIAENTEIQETVSMLKRQVNALSDKENRSETSISRNATSEFSKGNVDGNGLSGEAIFDECTESSTTDTVPTENPEQCTSNSSLKAQVLMLAAEIENLKQEKVRLAEEKDGIEIHCQKLSEEASYAKELAAAAAVELRNLAEEVTKISYQNAKLTADLAATKELAFARNNNCPRCMQSVGKQGQTNNRRSDVYLNGAEDAISIEELQDELFSRRQRETTLEATLCDKERKEAELQKRIAEGKQREQDLENELANMWVLVAKMKRSGGSFDETSPDGVNDIDFLSKRNGVVTANGNHSLKPKGDRFSGVSNVDGNGANDEVRAAYEYERRRCKELEGVISRLKCEDLSGMDVASLEELQSFHVEALSKICQEKLTNRVL; this comes from the exons ATGTATTTGGCATTATTCAAGAG ACACCTGGGCGAGAATTTCTTCTTCGTGTTTCATACCTTGAGATATACAATGAG CCACTGTGAGCTGGTATATTCTAAAAGTACTGCACCAATTCTTGTTAAGGAAGTTACTCTGTTCTTTGACATAGTAACAAAG GTTATCAATGACTTGCTTGATCCAATTGGTCAGAACCTTAGAATCAGAGAAGATTCACAG GGAACATATGTTGAGGGTATTAAAGAAGAGGTTGTGCTGTCTCCAGCTCATGCACTGTCGTTAATAGCTTCTGGGGAAG AGCACAGGCATGTGGGCTCTAACAATTTTAATCTACTCAGTAGTCGGAGCCACACCATCTTCACGCTG ACGATTGAGAGCAGTCCCTCTGGTGAAAATCATGGGGAGGAAGATGTGACGTTGTCTCAATTG AATTTGATTGATCTTGCAGGATCTGAAAGTTCGAAGACTGAGACCACTGGGCTACGGCGCAAAGAAGgttcctacatcaataaaagCTTGCTCACTCTTGGAACT GTGATCTCTAAATTAACTGATGGTAAGGCTACACACATTCCATACCGAGATTCGAAACTCACTCGCTTACTGCAGTCCTCTCTTAGTGGGCATGGTCGTGTTTCT cttatttgCACAGTCACACCAGCATCTAGCAATACTGAAGAGACACACAATACATTAAAGTTTGCACACAGAAGCAAGCACGTGGAGATAAAGGCTTCACAAAATAAG ATAATGGATGAAAAATCTCTCATAAAGAAGTATCAAAGGGAGATTTCTTGTTTAAAGGAAGAGCTGCAGCAATTGAAGCGTGGAATGATGGAGAAGCCATACATGGCTGCACCGGATCAAGAAGATCTAGTTAATTTGAAGCTTCAg CTGGAAGCTGGGCAAGTCAAGTTGCAGTCAAGAttagaggaagaagaacaagcaAAGGCAGCCTTGATGGGCAGGATTCAGCGACTGACCAAACTAATATTGGTATCAACAAAGAATTCAATAACTGCAAATGTTCCAGATAATAAGCTGGAACATAGAAGAAGGCACTCCTTTGGTGAAGATGAG CTGGCGTATTTGCCTGATAGGAAGCGGGAATATGTGATTGAAGATGATGTTGCTAGTCTTGATTCCGAATTTTCAGTTGAAGGAAGAACTGATCTGAGCAGTTTAGATGAATCAATTAAGTTCGATAAAAAAAATCGAATGCGTGGAATGCTGGGCTGGTTCAAGTTGAAG AAACCCGAGCATCTTTCCATTCTCTCTGGCAGTGGTGATAGTGAGGGTTCTGCTAGTGGATCTCCTTCCTTTTCACAGTCATCACAACAAAAACTCTTGGCAACTGATGTGAAAGATGGAAGAAGGAAATCTGTTAGTAGAAAAGGGGATGATCCTTCAATTGTTGATTCCTTTCCAGAAAGAACACAAGCTGGTGACCTGTTTTGTTCAGCAACAAGGGGTCGCAGGCCACCACCG ACTGGGATGACCATTATTGATCAAATGGATCTTCTCCGAGAGCAGGTGAAGATGTTAGCTGGAGAAGTAGCACTATGTACAAGCTCCCTAAAAAGGTTATCAGAGCAAGCAATCAGCAACCCGGAAGATTCAAATATTCAG GAGCAAATGCAAAAGCTGAAGGCTGAAATCCATGAAAAAAGGCTACAAATCCGTCATCTGGAGCAACGAATGGCTGGATCCTCTGAAGTGACTTCAAGTTCATCAAATGGCTTTGAGATGTCTCAG GCCCTATCAAAGCTTACCAGTCAGTTAAATGAAAAGACATTCGAACTTGAG ATTATGTCAGCAGACAATAGGATCCTCCAGGAACAGCTACAGATGAAG ATTGCTGAGAACACGGAAATTCAAGAAACTGTTTCAATGCTAAAGCGGCAAGTGAATGCTTTGTCAGACAAAGAAAACAGAAGTGAGACCAGCATTTCTAGGAATGCTACTTCTGAATTTTCTAAAGGAAATGTTGATGGCAATGGCTTATCAGGCGaagcaatttttgatgaatgtaCAGAATCAAGCACCACAGACACTGTACCAACTGAAAATCCTGAGCAATGCACAAGTAACTCATCTTTAAAAGCCCAGGTTCTTATGCTG GCTGCTGAGATTGAGAATCTGAAGCAAGAGAAGGTGAGGCTTGCAGAGGAAAAGGATGGGATTGAAATTCACTGTCAAAAATTGTCTGAGGAAGCTTCTTATGCCAAGGAATTGGCTGCAGCTGCAGCAGTTGAACTCAGAAATTTAGCTGAAGAGGTCACTAAAATTTCTTATCAGAATGCAAAGTTAACCGCTGACCTTGCCGCAACAAAAGAGCTGGCCTTTGCTAGAAACAACAATTGTCCACGGTGTATGCAGTCTGTTGGGAAGCAAGGTCAGACCAACAACCGGCGATCGGATGTTTATTTGAATGGAGCTGAAGATGCCATTTCAATTGAGGAGCTTCAGGATGAACTATTTTCAAGACGCCAGAGAGAAACTACTTTGGAGGCTACACTATGtgataaagaaagaaaggaagctGAGCTTCAGAAAAGAATAGCTGAGGGAAAACAACGAGAACAGGATCTAGAAAATGAACTTGCCAACATGTGGGTGCTAGTTGCAAAAATGAAGCGAAGTGGTGGTAGCTTCGACGAAACATCTCCTGACGGGGTGAATGATATTGATTTCTTGTCAAAAAGGAATGGTGTGGTTACGGCTAATGGTAATCATTCTTTGAAGCCCAAGGGTGATAGATTTTCTGGAGTTTCAAACGTAGATGGAAATGGGGCCAATGATGAAGTAAGAGCTGCCTATGAATATGAAAGAAGGCGGTGTAAAGAATTAGAGGGTGTCATATCTAGGTTGAAG TGTGAAGATCTCAGTGGAATGGATGTAGCAAGTCTTGAAGAATTGCAAAGTTTTCAtgttgaggcattatcaaaGATATGCCAAGAGAAG CTCACAAATCGAGTTCTATAG
- the LOC120256852 gene encoding aldehyde dehydrogenase family 3 member H1, protein MGVEMEENRGAFDGHRAAELMVELREAFGSGRTRSYEWRVAQLKALFRMIDEKEAEIMAALYSDLAKPELEAFLHEVSLTRSACQLALKELKRWMKPEKVSSSITTFPSSSEIVSEPLGVVLIISAWNYPFILSLDPVIGAIAAGNAVVLKPSEVAPATASFFARTLPAYLDSSAIRVVEGAVSETTALLEQKWDKILYTGNSKVGRIVMAAAAKHLTPVVLELGGKSPVVVDSNVNLEVAVKRIIVGKWGCNNGQACISPDYIITTKSFAPKLVEALKSTLEKFYGEDPLESKDLSRIVNSNHFARLTRLLDEDKVYGKIIYGGQRDEKKLKIAPTLLFDVPHDSLIMKEEIFGPILPIITVDKVEESFDIINSRTKPLAAYLFTKDKILEEKFVNNVSSGGMLINDVALHLANPNLPFGGVGESGIGAYHGKFSFDAFSHKKAVLHRSFGGEAPARYPPYTLKKQRILKALLGGDIISLVLALLGWPRS, encoded by the exons ATGGGCGTGGAGATGGAGGAGAATCGAGGAGCATTCGATGGTCACAGGGCGGCGGAACTCATGGTTGAGCTCCGGGAAGCATTCGGGTCTGGGAGGACGAGGAGCTATGAGTGGAGAGTCGCGCAGCTCAAGGCTCTTTTTAGGATGATTGACGAGAAGGAGGCCGAGATCATGGCTGCTCTCTACTCCGACCTCGCTAAGCCCGAGCTTGAAGCTTTCTTGCATGAG GTTTCTTTGACGAGATCTGCATGCCAACTAGCTCTTAAGGAACTGAAGCGTTGGATGAAACCAGAGAAG GTTTCTAGTTCTATTACCACTTTTCCATCATCATCAGAAATTGTGTCAGAGCCCCTTGGTGTTGTGTTGATCATATCAGCATGGAACTACCCCTTCA TACTATCTCTTGACCCAGTAATTGGAGCTATTGCTGCTGGGAACGCTGTTGTTCTAAAGCCTTCTGAAGTTGCACCAGCTACAGCATCATTTTTTGCTAGAACTTTGCCAGCTTATCTAGATAGCTCTGCCATTAGAGTTGTTGAGGGAGCTGTCTCTGAAACAACTGCACTTTTAGAGCAGAAATGGgacaaaattttatatacaG GTAATAGTAAAGTAGGCCGCATTGTTATGGCTGCAGCAGCAAAGCACCTTACACCAGTGGTCTTAGAGCTAGGCGGAAAATCTCCTGTCGTTGTCGATTCAAATGTCAATCTAGAA GTGGCCGTAAAGAGGATTATTGTTGGCAAGTGGGGATGCAATAATGGTCAAGCTTGTATATCTCCAGACTATATAATTACAACAAAATCTTTTGCTCCAAAACTG GTGGAGGCACTCAAAAGTACTTTGGAGAAATTTTACGGGGAAGATCCTTTGGAATCAAAAGATTTATCACGTATAGTGAATTCCAACCATTTTGCACGCTTGACAAGGCTCTTGGATGAGGATAAGGTTTATGGCAAGATTATTTATGGAGGGCAGCGAGATGAGAAAAAGCT CAAAATAGCCCCTACGCTCTTATTTGATGTTCCCCATGATTCTCTTATCATGAAGGAGGAGATATTTGGTCCTATACTTCCTATTATTACG GTTGACAAGGTGGAAGAGAGTTTTGACATCATAAACTCTAGAACAAAGCCCCTGGCTGCTTATCTCTTCACCAAAGACAAGATTTTGGAGGAGAAGTTTGTCAATAATGTATCGTCTGGGGGAATGCTCATCAACGACGTAGCCCTTCAT CTTGCAAACCCGAATCTACCATTTGGTGGTGTCGGAGAGAGCGGGATCGGGGCTTACCATGGTAAGTTCTCATTTGATGCATTTTCTCACAAAAAAGCCGTCTTGCATCGCAGTTTCGGCGGTGAAGCTCCTGCAAGATACCCTCCATATACACTCAAAAAGCAAAGAATTCTCAAGGCTTTACTTGGGGGTGATATCATATCACTTGTTCTTGCTTTACTTGGATGGCCTAGATCATGA
- the LOC120256860 gene encoding aspartic proteinase Asp1-like, with the protein MMATSKHNSVLLAAVLIAAAVLFSAIPSTHSAASASTPKKPRLGVSTVPSQVAVDAGSVGFASVVFPLYGDVYPHGLYYASMSIGDPPKPYFLDVDTGSDLTWLQCDAPCVRCSKGPHPLYKPTKNKLVPCQDPLCEAVQRATGMRDENGCEPNQQCDYVVGYADQGSSTGVLVRDGFTLRFSNGSLARPRLAFGCGYDQQGIGPNAPAPTDGVLGLGRGKSSILSQLSDARLTRNVVGHCLGRHGGGYLFFGDGLVPRSGVTWSPMARTTVLAKYYSPGQASIYFGSKSLGVRQQQMVFDSGSSFTYFALQPYQSLLNAITKDLSGKPIKETHEDRALPVCWKGPKAFKSIFDVKTYFKSLVLNFVNGKKAFMEIPPENYLIVTDHGNACLGILNGTEVGLKDLNLIGDISMQDLMVVYNNENQQIGWIRGSCDRLPNADDDDDDNGFKSEGGHFEPQFLYQISVLPLLFNNQ; encoded by the exons ATGATGGCTACAAGCAAGCACAACTCTGTTCTCCTGGCTGCGGTCTTGATCGCCGCCGCTGTACTCTTCTCGGCAATCCCATCTACCCACTCTGCAGCATCGGCGTCGACGCCGAAGAAACCGAGATTGGGAGTGTCCACTGTTCCATCTCAGGTTGCTGTTGATGCCGGCAGCGTGGGATTCGCCTCGGTGGTGTTCCCTCTCTACGGCGATGTATATCCTCACGG GTTGTACTACGCGTCGATGAGCATTGGGGATCCACCGAAGCCCTACTTCCTCGATGTCGACACCGGCAGCGACCTCACTTGGCTACAGTGCGACGCCCCCTGCGTACGTTGCTCCAAG GGTCCACATCCACTATACAAGCCAACAAAGAACAAGCTGGTGCCGTGCCAGGACCCGTTATGTGAAGCAGTGCAAAGGGCCACCGGGATGAGAGATGAGAACGGGTGCGAGCCCAACCAGCAATGTGACTACGTGGTCGGCTACGCTGATCAAGGCTCCTCCACCGGCGTCCTCGTCCGTGACGGCTTCACCCTCCGCTTCAGCAATGGCTCCCTTGCCCGTCCCCGCCTCGCTTTCgg ATGTGGATATGACCAGCAAGGCATCGGACCAAATGCACCGGCACCAACGGATGGTGTGCTGGGATTGGGAAGGGGAAAGTCCAGCATACTGTCTCAACTAAGTGATGCGAGGCTGACGAGGAATGTGGTTGGGCATTGCCTTGGGAGACATGGTGGTGGATACCTTTTCTTTGGAGATGGTTTGGTGCCACGCTCTGGCGTCACTTGGTCTCCTATGGCTCGTACCACTGTTCTGGC CAAGTATTATTCTCCGGGACAAGCCAGCATTTACTTTGGTTCCAAGTCATTGGGTGTTAGACAGCAGCAGATGGTCTTTGACAGTGGGAGTTCATTCACTTACTTTGCCTTGCAGCCTTATCAATCTTTGCTCAATGCG ataacgAAAGATTTGTCTGGGAAACCAATCAAAGAGACCCATGAGGACCGAGCGCTTCCTGTTTGCTGGAAAGGACCCAAGGCATTTAAATCCATTTTCGATGTAAAAACATACTTCAAGTCACTGGTGTTGAACTTCGTGAACGGGAAGAAAGCTTTCATGGAGATCCCACCAGAGAACTACCTCATTGTCACC gATCATGGAAATGCTTGCTTGGGAATCCTTAACGGAACTGAAGTTGGCCTAAAAGATCTCAACTTAATAGGAG ATATATCTATGCAAGATCTAATGGTGGTTTACAACAATGAGAATCAGCAGATAGGATGGATTAGAGGAAGCTGTGACCGGCTTCCCAA tgcagatgatgatgatgatgacaatggcTTTAAGTCTGAGGGCGGTCACTTCGAGCCTCAGTTCTTATATCAGATCAGTGTCTTGCCTCTCTTATTCAATAATCAGTAG
- the LOC120256859 gene encoding kinesin-like protein KIN-7E, chloroplastic isoform X1, whose translation MASRLQRSSISPFRSRKTSAPAPSKPSGRPTTPSMARPTTPSVSSARPGTPSSSSSSASVRPAPAGLKLSPVSAVPPSSPPSGRGPDFFKSKENVTVTVRFRPLSMREINKGDEVAWYADGDYTVRNEYNSSIAYGFDRVFGPATTTRHVYDIAAQHVVSGAMQGINGTVFAYGVTSSGKTHTMHGEQKSPGIIPLAVKDVFGIIQETPGREFLLRVSYLEIYNEVINDLLDPIGQNLRIREDSQGTYVEGIKEEVVLSPAHALSLIASGEEHRHVGSNNFNLLSSRSHTIFTLTIESSPSGENHGEEDVTLSQLNLIDLAGSESSKTETTGLRRKEGSYINKSLLTLGTVISKLTDGKATHIPYRDSKLTRLLQSSLSGHGRVSLICTVTPASSNTEETHNTLKFAHRSKHVEIKASQNKIMDEKSLIKKYQREISCLKEELQQLKRGMMEKPYMAAPDQEDLVNLKLQLEAGQVKLQSRLEEEEQAKAALMGRIQRLTKLILVSTKNSITANVPDNKLEHRRRHSFGEDELAYLPDRKREYVIEDDVASLDSEFSVEGRTDLSSLDESIKFDKKNRMRGMLGWFKLKKPEHLSILSGSGDSEGSASGSPSFSQSSQQKLLATDVKDGRRKSVSRKGDDPSIVDSFPERTQAGDLFCSATRGRRPPPTGMTIIDQMDLLREQVKMLAGEVALCTSSLKRLSEQAISNPEDSNIQEQMQKLKAEIHEKRLQIRHLEQRMAGSSEVTSSSSNGFEMSQALSKLTSQLNEKTFELEIMSADNRILQEQLQMKIAENTEIQETVSMLKRQVNALSDKENRSETSISRNATSEFSKGNVDGNGLSGEAIFDECTESSTTDTVPTENPEQCTSNSSLKAQVLMLAAEIENLKQEKVRLAEEKDGIEIHCQKLSEEASYAKELAAAAAVELRNLAEEVTKISYQNAKLTADLAATKELAFARNNNCPRCMQSVGKQGQTNNRRSDVYLNGAEDAISIEELQDELFSRRQRETTLEATLCDKERKEAELQKRIAEGKQREQDLENELANMWVLVAKMKRSGGSFDETSPDGVNDIDFLSKRNGVVTANGNHSLKPKGDRFSGVSNVDGNGANDEVRAAYEYERRRCKELEGVISRLKCEDLSGMDVASLEELQSFHVEALSKICQEKLTNRVL comes from the exons ATGGCTTCCAGGCTGCAGAGATCGAGCATTTCGCCGTTCCGGTCACGGAAAACCTCTGCGCCGGCGCCGTCGAAACCTTCCGGACGGCCGACGACGCCGTCGATGGCCCGTCCGACGACTCCGTCTGTGTCTTCAGCTCGGCCTGGAACCCCGTCCTCATCGTCGTCCTCAGCCTCGGTTCGGCCGGCGCCTGCGGGATTGAAGCTTTCGCCGGTGTCTGCTGTCCCACCATCGAGTCCTCCGTCAGGCCGAGGCCCTGATTTTTTTAAGTCTAAGGAGAATGTGACTGTTACCGTCCGATTCCGACCTCTTAG TATGCGAGAGATTAACAAAGGAGACGAAGTCGCGTGGTATGCGGATGGGGATTACACTGTTAGGAATGAGTATAATTCGTCTATTGCATATGGTTTTG ATAGAGTATTTGGGCCTGCAACAACCACACGCCATGTATATGACATTGCTGCTCAGCATGTTGTAAGTGGTGCCATGCAAGGGATTAATG GTACAGTTTTTGCTTATGGTGTTACAAGTAGTGGGAAGACTCATACGATGCAT GGCGAGCAAAAATCTCCTGGAATCATTCCATTGGCAGTGAAGGATGTATTTGGCATTATTCAAGAG ACACCTGGGCGAGAATTTCTTCTTCGTGTTTCATACCTTGAGATATACAATGAG GTTATCAATGACTTGCTTGATCCAATTGGTCAGAACCTTAGAATCAGAGAAGATTCACAG GGAACATATGTTGAGGGTATTAAAGAAGAGGTTGTGCTGTCTCCAGCTCATGCACTGTCGTTAATAGCTTCTGGGGAAG AGCACAGGCATGTGGGCTCTAACAATTTTAATCTACTCAGTAGTCGGAGCCACACCATCTTCACGCTG ACGATTGAGAGCAGTCCCTCTGGTGAAAATCATGGGGAGGAAGATGTGACGTTGTCTCAATTG AATTTGATTGATCTTGCAGGATCTGAAAGTTCGAAGACTGAGACCACTGGGCTACGGCGCAAAGAAGgttcctacatcaataaaagCTTGCTCACTCTTGGAACT GTGATCTCTAAATTAACTGATGGTAAGGCTACACACATTCCATACCGAGATTCGAAACTCACTCGCTTACTGCAGTCCTCTCTTAGTGGGCATGGTCGTGTTTCT cttatttgCACAGTCACACCAGCATCTAGCAATACTGAAGAGACACACAATACATTAAAGTTTGCACACAGAAGCAAGCACGTGGAGATAAAGGCTTCACAAAATAAG ATAATGGATGAAAAATCTCTCATAAAGAAGTATCAAAGGGAGATTTCTTGTTTAAAGGAAGAGCTGCAGCAATTGAAGCGTGGAATGATGGAGAAGCCATACATGGCTGCACCGGATCAAGAAGATCTAGTTAATTTGAAGCTTCAg CTGGAAGCTGGGCAAGTCAAGTTGCAGTCAAGAttagaggaagaagaacaagcaAAGGCAGCCTTGATGGGCAGGATTCAGCGACTGACCAAACTAATATTGGTATCAACAAAGAATTCAATAACTGCAAATGTTCCAGATAATAAGCTGGAACATAGAAGAAGGCACTCCTTTGGTGAAGATGAG CTGGCGTATTTGCCTGATAGGAAGCGGGAATATGTGATTGAAGATGATGTTGCTAGTCTTGATTCCGAATTTTCAGTTGAAGGAAGAACTGATCTGAGCAGTTTAGATGAATCAATTAAGTTCGATAAAAAAAATCGAATGCGTGGAATGCTGGGCTGGTTCAAGTTGAAG AAACCCGAGCATCTTTCCATTCTCTCTGGCAGTGGTGATAGTGAGGGTTCTGCTAGTGGATCTCCTTCCTTTTCACAGTCATCACAACAAAAACTCTTGGCAACTGATGTGAAAGATGGAAGAAGGAAATCTGTTAGTAGAAAAGGGGATGATCCTTCAATTGTTGATTCCTTTCCAGAAAGAACACAAGCTGGTGACCTGTTTTGTTCAGCAACAAGGGGTCGCAGGCCACCACCG ACTGGGATGACCATTATTGATCAAATGGATCTTCTCCGAGAGCAGGTGAAGATGTTAGCTGGAGAAGTAGCACTATGTACAAGCTCCCTAAAAAGGTTATCAGAGCAAGCAATCAGCAACCCGGAAGATTCAAATATTCAG GAGCAAATGCAAAAGCTGAAGGCTGAAATCCATGAAAAAAGGCTACAAATCCGTCATCTGGAGCAACGAATGGCTGGATCCTCTGAAGTGACTTCAAGTTCATCAAATGGCTTTGAGATGTCTCAG GCCCTATCAAAGCTTACCAGTCAGTTAAATGAAAAGACATTCGAACTTGAG ATTATGTCAGCAGACAATAGGATCCTCCAGGAACAGCTACAGATGAAG ATTGCTGAGAACACGGAAATTCAAGAAACTGTTTCAATGCTAAAGCGGCAAGTGAATGCTTTGTCAGACAAAGAAAACAGAAGTGAGACCAGCATTTCTAGGAATGCTACTTCTGAATTTTCTAAAGGAAATGTTGATGGCAATGGCTTATCAGGCGaagcaatttttgatgaatgtaCAGAATCAAGCACCACAGACACTGTACCAACTGAAAATCCTGAGCAATGCACAAGTAACTCATCTTTAAAAGCCCAGGTTCTTATGCTG GCTGCTGAGATTGAGAATCTGAAGCAAGAGAAGGTGAGGCTTGCAGAGGAAAAGGATGGGATTGAAATTCACTGTCAAAAATTGTCTGAGGAAGCTTCTTATGCCAAGGAATTGGCTGCAGCTGCAGCAGTTGAACTCAGAAATTTAGCTGAAGAGGTCACTAAAATTTCTTATCAGAATGCAAAGTTAACCGCTGACCTTGCCGCAACAAAAGAGCTGGCCTTTGCTAGAAACAACAATTGTCCACGGTGTATGCAGTCTGTTGGGAAGCAAGGTCAGACCAACAACCGGCGATCGGATGTTTATTTGAATGGAGCTGAAGATGCCATTTCAATTGAGGAGCTTCAGGATGAACTATTTTCAAGACGCCAGAGAGAAACTACTTTGGAGGCTACACTATGtgataaagaaagaaaggaagctGAGCTTCAGAAAAGAATAGCTGAGGGAAAACAACGAGAACAGGATCTAGAAAATGAACTTGCCAACATGTGGGTGCTAGTTGCAAAAATGAAGCGAAGTGGTGGTAGCTTCGACGAAACATCTCCTGACGGGGTGAATGATATTGATTTCTTGTCAAAAAGGAATGGTGTGGTTACGGCTAATGGTAATCATTCTTTGAAGCCCAAGGGTGATAGATTTTCTGGAGTTTCAAACGTAGATGGAAATGGGGCCAATGATGAAGTAAGAGCTGCCTATGAATATGAAAGAAGGCGGTGTAAAGAATTAGAGGGTGTCATATCTAGGTTGAAG TGTGAAGATCTCAGTGGAATGGATGTAGCAAGTCTTGAAGAATTGCAAAGTTTTCAtgttgaggcattatcaaaGATATGCCAAGAGAAG CTCACAAATCGAGTTCTATAG
- the LOC120256849 gene encoding NAC domain-containing protein 2-like, producing MDGGDLQLPPGFRFHPTDEELVMHYLCRKCASLTVSAEVIKEIDIYNYNPWQLPEMASYGEKEWYFFSPRNRKYPNGSRPNRAAGSGYWKATGADKPIGMPKTVAIKKSLVFYAGKAPNGFKTNWIMHEYRLADIDRKKNGLLLDNWVLCRIYEKKEGVEKQGHSPRKPASSVQNKPTHVRFNQTGSHVQTPPVTNMLCFDVSDSPPSLHTDSTLSEHVLSPDLTCEMEVRSRPRWQLGWDLAPEVLFNNMDATVAGDFSPVSPGFRDALQDMFLLLESM from the exons ATGGACGGTGGAGATTTGCAGTTGCCGCCTGGATTCCGGTTCCATCCAACGGACGAGGAGCTCGTCATGCATTACCTCTGCCGGAAGTGCGCCTCGTTGACGGTTTCAGCTGAGgttataaaagaaatagatattTACAATTATAACCCTTGGCAACTTCCTG AGATGGCGTCATACGGAGAGAAGGAATGGTATTTCTTCTCGCCAAGGAACAGGAAGTATCCCAATGGGTCTAGACCGAACCGGGCCGCCGGTTCGGGTTATTGGAAGGCGACCGGAGCCGATAAACCTATTGGGATGCCGAAGACCGTGGCgataaaaaaatcacttgtTTTTTATGCTGGAAAAGCACCAAATGGTTTTAAAACTAATTGGATTATGCATGAGTATAGACTTGCCGACATTGACCGCAAAAAGAATGGCTTGCTG CTGGATAACTGGGTTTTATGCCGGATATACGAGAAGAAAGAGGGAGTGGAGAAGCAGGGTCACTCACCTCGCAAACCAGCATCTTCGGTTCAGAACAAGCCAACGCACGTGCGGTTCAACCAAACCGGATCGCACGTGCAGACACCACCGGTCACAAACATGCTCTGTTTCGACGTGTCGGACTCGCCGCCGAGTTTGCACACCGATTCCACGCTGTCCGAGCACGTGCTGTCCCCGGACCTCACGTGCGAGATGGAAGTCAGGAGCCGTCCGAGGTGGCAGCTGGGTTGGGACCTTGCCCCTGAAGTTTTGTTTAATAACATGGATGCCACTGTTGCCGGTGACTTCTCTCCGGTATCTCCCGGCTTTCGCGATGCCCTGCAAGACATGTTCTTGTTGTTGGAGTCTATGTAG